A window of the Trichoderma asperellum chromosome 6, complete sequence genome harbors these coding sequences:
- a CDS encoding uncharacterized protein (EggNog:ENOG41), translating to MGLLDFLNKRPPVDTLSGQKNQTTSAQVRGVIASRESGTRTPDPSQRLLKPRLVGISEVRPGTNPKDSSSTKPFQLKAVGRNPKDSISGLKLDAVPKFSDRERPRSRNDVEQLTPMSLNFPRPRRRSSAFVDILDAQGEIKPSNFKSRIQASGTRDYGEDVADRNMVESLPSPRTRAVYSSLSGSTLPYRPHGSVSTASSSRYAFRGQSALEYPRDNSISAPGFNGRPSSRHTSIRSRPGSRGRVSPATESFDKVMSFDGNDFHDYRPQSKMSYGQISVTGSRASTPQQAPRTADGSYMRDESNTLYDDLRSASPPGVPRYKPRQYSLPSGKFPSGALPGSVRSARENLNNSLLPPHFDRSRRMYQQRCKTPTSPNQLHSFRHRVDNDWSRFNRHAGDHLHPASSAWESASSSASEYAPSFSFGSTGNLQIDDADRQPSIRTFGRRGSISSYAPSDYSGQQLTGGRSIRTADTSIDIPHNSLFNEIKFLGGSSRNLRSRGGDSYIAPDRTGAEEDSGGESIFISPATPSEEQQPPFSPLSPSHRYGGLSISSYDATNASDSDADSFCNEQRQTRRDGEALLFRAQGFGDDGKSLPGLFNGPENLSIPKWPEIPVTPTDVSEMGDDESSVIGLAVTSPEPRQTSPRPFTQRERLLALGYDYDSDSDIETSVDSDEVPEDRALQLLSALVRGRTSAASGSQSTKGPPADMKAIAKLRKDVKRRQRLDASPAGRRSKSSSGERGEVNTATATK from the exons ATGGGTCTACTCGATTTTTTGAACAAACGACCCCCTGTTGATACGTTGTCTGGGCAGAAGAACCAGACTACTTCTGCGCAAGTCCGAG GAGTCATTGCCAGTCGTGAAAGCGGAACGAGAACGCCGGATCCATCGCAACGACTACTTAAGCCAAGACTTGTGGGTATTAGCGAAGTACGTCCCGGGACAAACCCAAAAGACTCCAGCAGCACAAAACCCTTTCAACTCAAGGCCGTCGGACGTAATCCGAAAGACTCTATAAGTGGCCTAAAGCTAGACGCTGTTCCGAAATTTAGCGACCGCGAACGGCCCAGGAGCCGCAATGATGTCGAGCAGCTCACCCCAATGTCTCTGAATTTCCCTCGTCCTCGCCGACGCTCATCAGCTTTTGTCGATATTCTAGATGCTCAGGGAGAGATAAAACCTTCCAATTTCAAATCAAGAATCCAAGCATCTGGTACTCGTGATTATGGCGAAGATGTTGCCGACAGAAATATGGTCGAGAGCTTGCCGAGCCCAAGAACTCGTGCCGTAtattcctctctttctggcTCGACGCTTCCATATCGCCCGCATGGTAGTGTATCGACCGCTAGCTCTTCCAGGTACGCCTTCAGGGGGCAATCAGCGCTTGAATATCCTAGAGACAATTCTATTTCTGCACCTGGATTCAACGGCCGTCCATCTTCCCGACACACATCTATTAGGAGTCGCCCTGGGTCTAGGGGGAGAGTTAGCCCTGCCACAGAAAGCTTTGATAAAGTCATGAGTTTCGATGGTAATGATTTTCATGACTATCGCCCTCAATCAAAGATGTCCTATGGCCAAATATCTGTAACTGGTAGCCGAGCATCTACGCCACAGCAGGCTCCAAGGACAGCAGATGGTAGTTATATGCGCGACGAGAGTAACACACTATATGATGACCTTCGCTCCGCTTCTCCTCCTGGTGTTCCTCGCTACAAGCCTAGGCAATATAGTTTACCGAGCGGTAAATTTCCTTCTGGTGCCTTGCCGGGATCAGTTCGCTCAGCACGGGAAAATCTCAACAACTCTCTTTTGCCTCCGCATTTCGACCGATCTAGACGAATGTACCAACAGCGTTGCAAAACGCCCACTTCTCCAAACCAGCTGCACAGTTTCCGCCATAGAGTGGACAATGACTGGAGCCGATTCAACAGACACGCAGGAGACCATCTACATCCGGCCTCATCAGCTTGGGAAAGCGCAAGCTCATCAGCCTCGGAATATGCGccttcgttttcttttggcAGCACTGGTAATCTTCAAATAGATGATGCTGACAGGCAGCCTTCTATCCGGACATTCGGAAGACGGGGGTCCATTTCATCGTACGCCCCATCCGACTACTCCGGTCAGCAACTGACTGGCGGCCGCAGCATTCGCACAGCGGATACCTCCATTGACATACCTcataattctttatttaatgaAATCAAGTTTCTGGGCGGCTCTTCTCGCAACCTTCGATCTCGAGGTGGTGATAGCTACATTGCTCCAGATCGAACTGGCGCAGAGGAAGATTCTGGTGGTGAATCTATTTTTATCTCCCCCGCTACGCCATcggaagagcagcagcctcctttTAGCCCACTATCGCCAAGCCATCGATATGGAGGCCTCAGCATAAGTAGTTATGACGCTACTAACGCATCCGACTCAGACGCCGACTCTTTTTGCAATGAGCAACGGCAAACTCGTCGGGATGGCGAAGCACTCTTATTCAGGGCCCAGGGCTTTGGCGATGACGGCAAGAGTCTTCCAGGGCTATTTAACGGTCCGGAGAACCTTTCTATACCCAAATGGCCAGAAATACCTGTCACTCCAACAGATGTATCTGAAATGGGTGATGATGAGTCGTCTGTCATAGGACTGGCTGTGACTTCCCCCGAGCCGCGCCAAACCTCCCCAAGGCCGTTTACTCAGCGCGAACGACTACTGGCTCTCGGTTACGACTACGATTCCGACTCAGATATAGAAACTTCTGTAGACTCGGATGAGGTACCCGAAGATCGAGCACTACAgctgctctctgctcttGTAAGGGGTAGAACATCTGCTGCCTCTGGCTCTCAAAGCACGAAAGGGCCACCGGCAGACATGAAAGCAATTGCCAAACTTCGCAAGGATGTCAAGAGGAGACAGCGGCTTGATGCTTCGCCTGCGGGACGGAGAAGCAAGTCTTCTAGCGGGGAACGCGGCGAAGTTAACACTGCTACCGCAACGAAATGA
- a CDS encoding uncharacterized protein (EggNog:ENOG41~MEROPS:MER0016549~SECRETED:SignalP(1-17)), which translates to MLSAAVLLSGLAGVAIAQFPPKPEGVTVLRSKFHENVTISFKEPGICETTPGVKSYAGHVHLPPGLLEDADGEPQHYPVNTFFWFFEARKNPSTAPLAIWLNGGPGSSSMYGLLMENGPCFVNDDSKSTMLNPWSWNNEVNMLYIDEPTQVGFSYDIPTNCTANLSGDGLSIKPADFSQGIPNLNLTSMVGTFSSQKQSHTTNSTAQAAHALWHFAQTWFSEFPHYKPSDERISIWAESYGGHYGPGFMRFFQQQNERIANGTIADEHAHFLHLDTLGIVNGWLDSLIQEESYIDFPYNNTYGIQVFNQSIYEELKHNFTKPNGCRDQIQRCQQSFGFFDVSTVNAQRVNFANPCGDVKDWCYSPAAKVYFDLDRSWLDIGHRFNDPYPPNHMFGFLTEESVLGAIGSPVNFSVISTAVSSSFSSSYDEFHGGFLEAVGYLLDHGIKVHMMYGDRDYACNWIGGEKASLAVPYSHSEDFARAGYAPFLTEKGVSGLTRQYGNYSFSRVFQAGHMVPAYQPEAAYEIFMRATFNRDIPTGLQPVEDDLSTDGPSDTWHVMNEPPEVPTPRCYILAPQSCLPKIWKKVVDGTAQIRNWIVSEDSLEEEFSDEL; encoded by the exons ATGTTATCGGCTGCCGTGCTGCTGAGCGGCCTGGCCGGCGTGGCGATCGCCCAGTTCCCGCCAAAGCCAGAGGGCGTCACGGTGCTTAGATCCAAGTTCCACGAGAATGTCACCATTTCATTCAAGGAG CCCGGGATTTGCGAGACGACTCCCGGCGTCAAATCGTATGCTGGCCACGTCCATCTTCCTCCAGGGCTGCTTGAAGACGCAGACGGCGAGCCCCAACACTATCCGGTCAATAC ATTCTTCTGGTTTTTTGAAGCCCGCAAGAACCCTTCCACGGCTCCTCTGGCCATTTGGCTCAATGGAGGACCCGGCTCCTCGTCCATGTACGGCCTCCTCATGGAAAATGGCCCCTGCTTTGTGAATGACGATTCCAAGTCGACTATGCTCAATCCCTGGAGCTGGAATAATGAGGTCAACATGCTGTACATCGACGAGCCCACCCAGGTTGGCTTCTCCTATGACATCCCCACCAACTGCACGGCCAACCTCTCGGGAGATGGCCTCAGCATCAAACCTGCAGATTTCTCGCAAGGTATACCAAATCTGAACTTGACTTCCATGGTTGGCACGTTTAGCAGCCAGAAGCAGTCCCACACGACCAACAGCACTGCTCAAGCCGCCCACGCCTTGTGGCACTTTGCGCAGACCTGGTTTTCCGAGTTCCCTCACTACAAGCCCAGCGACGAACGCATCAGCATCTGGGCAGAAAGTTACGGCGGCCACTACGGCCCAGGGTTCATGCGGTTTTTCCAACAACAGAACGAGAGGATTGCCAATGGCACGATTGCCGACGAACACGCTCATTTCCTTCACTTGGACACCCTTGGCATTGTCAATGGTTGGCTGGACTCTCTTATTCAAGAGGAGTCATACATTGACTTTCCATACAACAAT ACTTATGGTATCCAAGTCTTCAACCAGTCCATATACGAGGAGTTGAAGCACAACTTCACCAAGCCCAACGGCTGCAGGGATCAGATACAGAGGTGCCAGCAGAGCTTCGGTTTCTTTGACGTATCCACCGTTAATGCTCAGAGAGTCAACTTTGCCAACCCCTGTGGCGATGTGAAGGACTGGTGTTATTCGCCAGCTGCAAAGGTGTACTTTGACCTAGACCGCAGTTGGCTCGACATTGGCCATAGGTTCAATGATCCCTACCCGCCGAACCATATGTTTGGCTTTCTGACAGAAGAGAGCGTTCTCGGTGCCATTGGATCGCCAGTCAATTTCAGTGTCATCTCTACTGCtgtgagcagcagctttagcAGTTCCTACGACGAGTTCCACGGGGGATTCCTCGAAGCCGTGGGCTATCTCCTCGACCATGGCATCAAGGTCCACATGATGTATGGCGATCGTGACTACGCATGTAACTGGATCGGTGGCGAAAAGGCTTCTCTGGCGGTGCCTTATTCGCACAGCGAGGACTTTGCGCGCGCCGGCTACGCACCATTTTTGACGGAGAAGGGCGTGTCTGGCTTGACCCGCCAGTATGGTAACTATAGCTTCTCCAGAGTTTTTCAGGCGGGTCACATGGTCCCGGCGTACCAGCCGGAAGCTGCCTACGAGATCTTCATGCGCGCTACGTTCAATCGGGATATCCCAACGGGGCTACAGCCAGTCGAGGACGACTTGTCAACTGATGGGCCGAGCGACACTTGGCACGTCATGAACGAGCCGCCAGAAGTGCCGACGCCGAGGTGCTACATTTTGGCTCCTCAGAGTTGCTTGCCAAAGATATGGAAGAAAGTGGTGGATGGCACAGCTCAGATTAGGAACTGGATTGTAAGCGAAGACAgtctggaagaagaatttTCAGATGAGTTGTAG
- a CDS encoding uncharacterized protein (EggNog:ENOG41~SECRETED:SignalP(1-16)) codes for MQFFTVATLFLATAFAAPSVDTNGNGIAPRLAANFCPPGLLYSNPQCCQIDVLGVADLDCVSPPSGPSKCKTFAGICDKIGRQPKCCVVPVAGQALLCTDPVGANN; via the exons ATGCAGTTCTTCACCGTCGCCACTCTCTTCCTCGCCACTGCCTTCGCCGCTCCCTCCGTGGACaccaacggcaacggcatcGCTCCTCGCCTGGCCGCCAACTTCTGCCCCCCTGGCCTGCTCTACAGCAACCCCCAGTGCTGCCAGATCGATGTTCTTGGCGTTGCTGATCTCGACTGCGTCTCCC CTCCGTCTGGCCCAAGCAAGTGCAAGACTTTTGCCGGCATCTGCGACAAGATTGGACGCCAACCCAAGTGCTGTGTCGTACCTGTT GCTGGCCAGGCTCTCCTCTGCACCGACCCCGTCGGCGCCAACAACTAA
- the PAD1 gene encoding phenylacrylic acid decarboxylase (TransMembrane:1 (i51-71o)) gives MSPSLAGEEDLAVSASIGLSNGSSSSNSIVSNSVSNGSAPHPRPQPRRKRLIVAMTGATGTVLGIKLLIALRRLNVETHLVISKWAEQTLKYETDYHPSNVRALADHVYNINDMAAAISSGSFRVDGMIVVPCSMKTLASISTGLCDDLISRAADVMLKERRRLVLVARETPLSEIHLRNMLDVTRAGAIVFPPVPAYYIRPASVDDLVNQSVGRMLDLFDLDTEEFERWSGWKKDS, from the coding sequence ATGTCGCCCTCTCTCGCCGGCGAAGAAGACCTCGCCGTCTCCGCCTCCATCGGCCTCTCCAacggctcctcctcctccaacagCATCGTCTCCAACAGCGTCTCCAACGGCAGcgctcctcatcctcgccccCAGCCTCGCCGCAAGCGCCTCATCGTCGCCATGACGGGCGCCACCGGCACCGTGCTCGGCATCAAGCTGCTCATCGCCCTGCGCCGCCTCAACGTCGAGACGCACCTCGTCATCTCCAAGTGGGCCGAGCAGACGCTCAAGTACGAGACCGACTACCACCCGTCCAACGTGCGCGCGCTGGCCGACCACGTCTACAACATCAACGAcatggccgccgccatctccagcgGCTCGTTCCGCGTCGACGGCATGATCGTCGTGCCCTGCAGCATGAAGACGCTGGCCAGCATCTCGACGGGCCTGTGCGACGACCTCATCTCGCGCGCCGCCGACGTGATGCTCAAggagcgccgccgcctggtgctggtggcgcGCGAGACGCCGCTAAGCGAGATTCACCTGCGCAACATGCTGGACGTGACGCGCGCCGGTGCCATCGTCTTCCCGCCGGTGCCTGCGTATTACATCCGGCCGGCGTCGGTGGACGACTTGGTGAACCAGAGCGTGGGGCGGATGCTGGACCTGTTTGACCTGGACACCGAGGAGTTTGAGCGGTGGAGCGGGTGGAAGAAGGACAGCTAG
- a CDS encoding uncharacterized protein (TransMembrane:1 (o349-368i)~EggNog:ENOG41), with the protein MPYATPPGGAPRRAKPPLRIITRRASEPSATLLQILRQPASDARNISSASGPASFMSRWTTNAVARMDIQNSGGHSAHAPTPEQKEIDRVLYLRRISQARSCYPCRQRKVKCDHGQPCRTCQKRGHPEICSYTVGTPEKRRGRRAKRATADGATPQGASASASANRAESEQHQGKERPSRDDSPQSEVSSNQTTPAAPLATATELASTVAAAPCSRAPQANCYRTMRREHYQGDSSVLAMLHGSADSPAVEMRRKAGPVLGLHNTLEFYPFMKLKTIQERWAALLKLIPQKQEVLRYFPSHGATIYPLNPVLIDPDDLESAYCDYLSALEAGELKDPNVFSPKWVCKAYISRIALLLAALATSAHYSVMQSPRRRSEHCRDYIQRAFDCLRLANYVLHPSLDVVQTLLIIGTVLQDVGQSDGAWVMLGTTVRVAQALGLHTLTEAQLQEDKGKKKQALWDMICKQDCLLSLCHGRPHIATRQSLATNNLLYRSDDALGFSDMMCGIVSVCMGLLNLEQPSCEASLKLLTELDGYQSRALPYLEDRNSCRNIQQRYENLTIQIQLSFTASVIARPALTRTVATTNEEINNLQILKRRAKESLMSTAKSFIEFQSLSIIPIRTWSLIHAVLSATIMLCLWEETRNDTESRDVMQRVMEIFSRAAQADDETGMMSDNNPWLSMSHTRALVALQSALQNAPALTSPAATTSTPSSLPEQHLAEKMPPQHYALPRMQDAGAPPLDPTMDGPMSYNFTSMLIDGFSMDAYSYPWDTSGVSPLMYLDQIMKGTYEAVDEF; encoded by the exons ATGCCTTATGCGACCCCCCCGGGCGGTGCGCCGAGACGGGCTAAGCCGCCGCTGCGGATCATCACGCGCCGAGCATCCGAGCCATCCGCCACGCTGCTCCAGATCCTTCGCCAGCCTGCCTCGGACGCTCGGAACATAAGCAGCGCCTCGGGTCCTGCCAGCTTCATGTCCCGCTGGACGACCAACGCAGTCGCGAGAATGGATATCCAGAACAGCGGCGGCCACAGCGCGCATGCGCCGACGCCAGAGCAGAAGGAAATCGACAGAGTGCTGTACCTGCGCCGCATTTCGCAGGCCAGATCGTGCTATCCGTGCCGCCAGCGCAAGGTGAAATGCGACCACGGCCAGCCGTGCCGGACGTGCCAGAAGCGAGGCCATCCCGAGATATGCTCGTACACCGTGGGCACGCCCGAGAAGAGGCGCGGGAGGCGCGCGAAAAGGGCCACCGCAGACGGCGCAACGCCTCAGggcgcttctgcttctgcttctgcaaaCAGGGCAGAGTCTGAGCAGCACCAGGGAAAGGAGCGACCATCGCGGGACGACAGTCCCCAGTCCGAGGTCTCATCGAATCAGACGACGCCGGCGGCTCCTCTGGCTACGGCAACTGAGCTGGCTTCAACAGTGGCCGCGGCGCCGTGCTCTCGTGCACCGCAGGCAAACTGCTATCGGACTATGAGACGGGAGCATTATCAAGGGGACAGTTCTGTTCTTGCAATGTTACATGGCTCGGCCGATTCGCCCGCTGTGGAGATGAGAAGGAAGGCCGGGCCCGTTCTTGGCTTACACAACACGCTGGAGTTTTATCCCTTTATGAAGCTCAAGACGATACAGGAACGCTGGGCTGCGCTGTTGAAGCTCATTCCGCAGAAACAGGAAGTTTTGAG ATATTTCCCCTCGCATGGCGCCACAATTTATCCTCTGAATCCTGTTTTGATAGATCCTGATGACTTGGAGTCTGCCTATTGCGATTACCTGTCGGCCTTGGAGGCCGGTGAGCTCAAGGACCCCAATGTCTTTTCTCCTAAATGGGTCTGCAAGGCGTACATCTCACGGATTGCTCTACTGCTGGCTGCACTTGCCACCAGCGCTCACTATTCGGTAATGCAGTCTCCGAGGAGGCGTTCTGAGCATTGCCGAGATTACA TACAACGCGCATTTGATTGCCTACGTCTTGCCAATTATGTCTTGCATCCATCACTAGATGTGGTTCAGACCCTGCTCATTATTGGCACTGTTCTACAAGATGTTGGACAGTCAGACGGCGCTTGGGTCATGTTGGGCACCACAGTTCGGGTAGCGCAGGCTCTGGGGCTGCACACTCTGACGGAAGCTCAGCTTCAAGAAGataaagggaagaagaaacaggctCTTTGGGATATGATATGTAAGCAGGACTGTTTGCTCAGTCTGTGCCATGGCCGGCCACACATTGCGACTAGGCAATCATTGGCAACGAATAATCTGCTCTACCGTTCCGACGACGCATTGGGCTTCTCGGATATGATGTGCGGCATTGTTTCTGTGTGCATGGGCCTCCTGAACTTGGAACAGCCAAGCTGCGAAGCGTCGTTGAAGCTGCTGACCGAACTGGACGGATATCAATCCCGAGCCTTGCCTTATCTGGAGGACCGAAACAGCTGCAGAAATATCCAGCAGCGGTACGAAAACCTCACTATACAAATTCAGCTCTCATTCACAGCATCAGTCATTGCTCGGCCAGCATTGACCAGGACTGTGGCGACAACCAACGAAGAGATTAACAATTTGCAAATTCTCAAGCGCCGAGCCAAGGAAAGCTTGATGAGCACGGCAAAGTCATTTATCGAGTTTCAGTCACTAAGCATCATACCCATCCGCACATGGTCTTTGATCCACGCGGTCCTGAGTGCGACGATTATGCTTTGTTTGTGGGAAGAGACGCGAAACGATACAGAGAGTCGAGATGTGATGCAGCGCGTGATGGAAATCTTTTCGCGAGCAGCCCAGGCGGACGACGAGACCGGCATGATGTCAGACAACAACCCTTGGCTATCTATGAGCCATACGCGAGCACTGGTGGCACTTCAGAGCGCCCTCCAAAACGCCCCTGCCTTGACCAGccctgcagcaacaacatcaaCACCGTCATCGCTGCCCGAACAACATCTAGCGGAGAAGATGCCACCCCAGCATTATGCCTTGCCGAGAATGCAAGATGCAGGAGCTCCTCCGCTAGATCCGACCATGGATGGCCCGATGAGCTATAATTTTACGTCGATGCTGATTGACGG GTTCTCCATGGACGCGTATTCGTACCCCTGGGACACGTCTGGGGTGTCGCCTTTGATGTATCTCGATCAGATAATGAAAG GGACTTATGAGGCTGTAGATGAATTTTGA
- a CDS encoding uncharacterized protein (TransMembrane:1 (o349-368i)~EggNog:ENOG41), translating to MPYATPPGGAPRRAKPPLRIITRRASEPSATLLQILRQPASDARNISSASGPASFMSRWTTNAVARMDIQNSGGHSAHAPTPEQKEIDRVLYLRRISQARSCYPCRQRKVKCDHGQPCRTCQKRGHPEICSYTVGTPEKRRGRRAKRATADGATPQGASASASANRAESEQHQGKERPSRDDSPQSEVSSNQTTPAAPLATATELASTVAAAPCSRAPQANCYRTMRREHYQGDSSVLAMLHGSADSPAVEMRRKAGPVLGLHNTLEFYPFMKLKTIQERWAALLKLIPQKQEVLRYFPSHGATIYPLNPVLIDPDDLESAYCDYLSALEAGELKDPNVFSPKWVCKAYISRIALLLAALATSAHYSVMQSPRRRSEHCRDYIQRAFDCLRLANYVLHPSLDVVQTLLIIGTVLQDVGQSDGAWVMLGTTVRVAQALGLHTLTEAQLQEDKGKKKQALWDMICKQDCLLSLCHGRPHIATRQSLATNNLLYRSDDALGFSDMMCGIVSVCMGLLNLEQPSCEASLKLLTELDGYQSRALPYLEDRNSCRNIQQRYENLTIQIQLSFTASVIARPALTRTVATTNEEINNLQILKRRAKESLMSTAKSFIEFQSLSIIPIRTWSLIHAVLSATIMLCLWEETRNDTESRDVMQRVMEIFSRAAQADDETGMMSDNNPWLSMSHTRALVALQSALQNAPALTSPAATTSTPSSLPEQHLAEKMPPQHYALPRMQDAGAPPLDPTMDGPMSYNFTSMLIDGFSMDAYSYPWDTSGVSPLMYLDQIMKGEEDTTFPHNDPSFGPSRN from the exons ATGCCTTATGCGACCCCCCCGGGCGGTGCGCCGAGACGGGCTAAGCCGCCGCTGCGGATCATCACGCGCCGAGCATCCGAGCCATCCGCCACGCTGCTCCAGATCCTTCGCCAGCCTGCCTCGGACGCTCGGAACATAAGCAGCGCCTCGGGTCCTGCCAGCTTCATGTCCCGCTGGACGACCAACGCAGTCGCGAGAATGGATATCCAGAACAGCGGCGGCCACAGCGCGCATGCGCCGACGCCAGAGCAGAAGGAAATCGACAGAGTGCTGTACCTGCGCCGCATTTCGCAGGCCAGATCGTGCTATCCGTGCCGCCAGCGCAAGGTGAAATGCGACCACGGCCAGCCGTGCCGGACGTGCCAGAAGCGAGGCCATCCCGAGATATGCTCGTACACCGTGGGCACGCCCGAGAAGAGGCGCGGGAGGCGCGCGAAAAGGGCCACCGCAGACGGCGCAACGCCTCAGggcgcttctgcttctgcttctgcaaaCAGGGCAGAGTCTGAGCAGCACCAGGGAAAGGAGCGACCATCGCGGGACGACAGTCCCCAGTCCGAGGTCTCATCGAATCAGACGACGCCGGCGGCTCCTCTGGCTACGGCAACTGAGCTGGCTTCAACAGTGGCCGCGGCGCCGTGCTCTCGTGCACCGCAGGCAAACTGCTATCGGACTATGAGACGGGAGCATTATCAAGGGGACAGTTCTGTTCTTGCAATGTTACATGGCTCGGCCGATTCGCCCGCTGTGGAGATGAGAAGGAAGGCCGGGCCCGTTCTTGGCTTACACAACACGCTGGAGTTTTATCCCTTTATGAAGCTCAAGACGATACAGGAACGCTGGGCTGCGCTGTTGAAGCTCATTCCGCAGAAACAGGAAGTTTTGAG ATATTTCCCCTCGCATGGCGCCACAATTTATCCTCTGAATCCTGTTTTGATAGATCCTGATGACTTGGAGTCTGCCTATTGCGATTACCTGTCGGCCTTGGAGGCCGGTGAGCTCAAGGACCCCAATGTCTTTTCTCCTAAATGGGTCTGCAAGGCGTACATCTCACGGATTGCTCTACTGCTGGCTGCACTTGCCACCAGCGCTCACTATTCGGTAATGCAGTCTCCGAGGAGGCGTTCTGAGCATTGCCGAGATTACA TACAACGCGCATTTGATTGCCTACGTCTTGCCAATTATGTCTTGCATCCATCACTAGATGTGGTTCAGACCCTGCTCATTATTGGCACTGTTCTACAAGATGTTGGACAGTCAGACGGCGCTTGGGTCATGTTGGGCACCACAGTTCGGGTAGCGCAGGCTCTGGGGCTGCACACTCTGACGGAAGCTCAGCTTCAAGAAGataaagggaagaagaaacaggctCTTTGGGATATGATATGTAAGCAGGACTGTTTGCTCAGTCTGTGCCATGGCCGGCCACACATTGCGACTAGGCAATCATTGGCAACGAATAATCTGCTCTACCGTTCCGACGACGCATTGGGCTTCTCGGATATGATGTGCGGCATTGTTTCTGTGTGCATGGGCCTCCTGAACTTGGAACAGCCAAGCTGCGAAGCGTCGTTGAAGCTGCTGACCGAACTGGACGGATATCAATCCCGAGCCTTGCCTTATCTGGAGGACCGAAACAGCTGCAGAAATATCCAGCAGCGGTACGAAAACCTCACTATACAAATTCAGCTCTCATTCACAGCATCAGTCATTGCTCGGCCAGCATTGACCAGGACTGTGGCGACAACCAACGAAGAGATTAACAATTTGCAAATTCTCAAGCGCCGAGCCAAGGAAAGCTTGATGAGCACGGCAAAGTCATTTATCGAGTTTCAGTCACTAAGCATCATACCCATCCGCACATGGTCTTTGATCCACGCGGTCCTGAGTGCGACGATTATGCTTTGTTTGTGGGAAGAGACGCGAAACGATACAGAGAGTCGAGATGTGATGCAGCGCGTGATGGAAATCTTTTCGCGAGCAGCCCAGGCGGACGACGAGACCGGCATGATGTCAGACAACAACCCTTGGCTATCTATGAGCCATACGCGAGCACTGGTGGCACTTCAGAGCGCCCTCCAAAACGCCCCTGCCTTGACCAGccctgcagcaacaacatcaaCACCGTCATCGCTGCCCGAACAACATCTAGCGGAGAAGATGCCACCCCAGCATTATGCCTTGCCGAGAATGCAAGATGCAGGAGCTCCTCCGCTAGATCCGACCATGGATGGCCCGATGAGCTATAATTTTACGTCGATGCTGATTGACGG GTTCTCCATGGACGCGTATTCGTACCCCTGGGACACGTCTGGGGTGTCGCCTTTGATGTATCTCGATCAGATAATGAAAGGTGAGGAGGATACGACGTTTCCCCACAACGACCCCAGCTTTGGGCCGAGTCGAAACTGA